CTCAAACTGGAATTTGTCACCCAGAACCGCGGTAGCGAGTGAAGGTACAGCATAGGCTCCCTTTATCACCTCTTTCGAGTGCGGGTTAAGATCACCCAACCAATCCTCCAATTCAGCAGGATTCTAAGAcaagagcaaacaaaatattcACAGGTCGATGACAATGAGGTGAATTTCTAGTGCAAGTGTGCAAAACACATCTGCAATGACAGCGGGAACAACAAGCAAAACAATACCTCCGATAGGAATAATTTCTCAAATAATCTTATTTCGACCTTTAGCGGCTCAACTCCAGGTGCTGGCTGGGCGACCCAGTGCAGAACACCCTGCAAAATTTGCAAACCAAGTCAACATCTAGAATATATTTGTCTAATCTTTCAACTAGATTTGCCAGATTTGAAAAGATTCTAATGACCAGTTACCTTAGGCTTAGAAGTCTTTGAGGGGTCATACTCAGCTCGAATTTCAACAATATCATCAGGATTATCACCATAGATAACCTCGGTGCATTTTATTGGGAATGCATACCTAGCAATTAAATTAGACAAGAACCACGTTGCAAATATTGCTGGAAGATTTACTTTCATATGGAGCAGGTGGCTTTCATGGTCAAGGAAATTCAGATCAACTTTCTAAACAGCAGAACATTAGTTAATTACCTTAGCAGGGCAGATTTACCAGGAGCTAGCCCATAGTAATCCTTCGAGTCCTTTACACGAAAGTCCGTTTTTTCAATGTAGACAGTTTTTGAGAAAGGGACCTGCAGAAATGTAGCATAGCAAAATTATGAAGCATGAGGTACAGGGTATAATATATAAAGCATGAAAGAAATGGTGAACCTGTAATGTTTCTGTTACTATATTGTTATTGCAGTCTTTAAACAGAACCTTAAGCAAGTTGTGCCATACCAACAAAACCTATTCTACATATCATATACAATCGAGAGGGACCTTGTAGTAGGATGAAGCTTCATCAGCAGGAGCATCAGGCCACTTTTTCCCATCAAGGTCTATGACTTTTCCATCTTCCAAGTTAGTTATTACAACCTAAATTTTGCCAAAGGAGGCACCATGAGTGTGTTAGGAACTTCAACAGGTTGAAGACATTAAGTGATTAGCAACAGTAACTGAATGCCGAACCTTTAGAGGATGCAAAACAACCATGGTTCGAGAAGCTGTTTTATTAAGTTCTTCTCTGATATGATATTCAAGACGGTCGACACGAATTAAGCTATTGTCACTGTATAGAAAGAATAACACTGATCAGTAGCAGAAACAGAGATTTCATGATTGTGCTCATAGAGTTGCAGAGACAGTGTGTGTTGACAATGATGCATGCATTTTACCTTCTTGTTATCCCAATTCCACGAATAAATGTATTAATTGCAGTTGATGACACTCCCCGTCGCCGCAGTCCTGCCAGTGTCAACAAACGAGGATCATCCCACCCATCTACCCACTTCTCTGTCACAAGCCGATTCAACTGCAACAGAACAAGGACAATGGATATCCATAAATATAGATCAACAGAGTAACATTGAGCTCACCGATTTGTTAGCGTACCTTTCTTTTAGACATCACAGTGTTTGATATGTTTAGTCTCGAATACTCCCAAACATGTGGCTGGTACAAGCCCAAGGCAACAAGTACCCAGTAGTATGACGGGCGACGTATGTCAAACTCAAGTGTGCACAACTAATAAATAACCACACTCGGTTAGTCATTTTACAGTTTAACCAAGACAAAGGTACAAAGCTACTCCTAAAAAGGAACTTACTGAATGTGTAATGTTTTCAAGTGAATCCACCATGCAATGGGCATAGTCATAGCTTGGATAGATACACCATTTGTCGCCAGCATGTGGGTGAGGAGTGAACTGTATGGACATCAAATGTTCAGTGTTGAACTTACGAGAAATGAACATTCAATCCATCAATTGAGTTGTGTCACTTACTTTTATTCTATATGCTATCAAGTCAGACATGTTTTTGTTATCATTCTGCATGTCCTGCTTCATTCGGAGAGTTGCTGCACCCTCAGCAATCAACCCACGTCGCATATCTTCAAATAATTGCAAAGACTCTTCAATAGGCCTATTCCTCCATGGACTATCCATCTTCTTTTCCCTGTATTCTTTGATTTGGTCTGCAGTCTGGCAATTGTATACCAGTCAAGAGTTTAGAAACTTTTATTTCATTCATCCTTTCTAATTCATTATTGTACCATGATAATGATAAAGAAAGGAGATAAGCAAACGAACCTGGTGATCCACATAGGCTAGTCCTTTCCGAATTAACTCAACTGCATGCTCATGTAAAGCTTGGAAATAGTCACTTGTATATGTAACTTTGTAGGGCTCCCATCCCATCCACTGGACTATCTCCTGAATGTGGTCTATatattctttcttttcagcttctgGATTTGTATCGTCAAACCTGTAATCCAGATAGACATCAGTCCATTTTGTCATGATTGAGAATGCAGAAGAAGCTAAAGAATAAAGGATTCTTTGTACGCATGTATAGCCCAGGCAAAACTAATCAGAACTCAGGATTGAAATGGGAAATGTATGATTAATTAGATTGTAGTATAGCAGCATAAGAGAAGAAACGTAAATTTCAAACACCTTATCCAGTGTTTATTTCATGGCATGGTCAAGACAGAAATGAGTACGAAAAACAAATAGTTGGTACAAAATTGCCATTAAAGCGGCATTGACAAGCCAGGAAAGCATATAAAAATGGCAAGCCGGAAAAAACTGTTCCAAAAGGAATTGTAAATTATTACCTAAGGTAGCAATGACCATTCCGCTCCTTAGCCAGGCCAAAATCAATAAACATAGCCTGAATGACGTGAAGCGTGTAAGCATAATCTAATGATTTCACGGTAGTAGTATATATGAAAAATACATTTCATGAAGATTACAAAACCTTGGCATGGCCGATATGAAGATATCCATTAGGTTCTGGGGGGAAACGGGTCATCACTTTTCCACCAGTTTGCTTAAGGTGTTTCTCTAAAATCTCCTTTGTATTATGAGCCCTCCATATGTTCCCATCGCTGAAAAATATTTCTGTATGAACCTAACTCATGAAAAGAAATCAAGACCATTTAAGTTAATTTCTTATAACTGGCATACAAAACTAACAGATTAGCCAATAAAGGTGTTTGGAAGGATAAATAACCACTTGGGGATATCAGACAACACTAGCACAAAATTGAGAATCAATTTAAGTCACAGTTTATGTACCTTATTGTTTTCTGCTGGCTGAGGAAATATAGAGTATGGATTCAGTTCCTCCTCAGATGGTGGGGCAGAAGTGGCTACTGCAGCTTTTTTCTCCTGCAGTTCATAAAAA
The Brachypodium distachyon strain Bd21 chromosome 2, Brachypodium_distachyon_v3.0, whole genome shotgun sequence genome window above contains:
- the LOC100827357 gene encoding glutamine--tRNA ligase codes for the protein MVTGVDGEKAPALQLETLLALGLDQRTAENALVNSKVTANLAAVIAEAGISGCDKSVGNLLYAVATKYPTNALVHRPALINYIVSTKIKNPAQLDAALLFLNNIGSDSLDVGKFEEVCGVGVVVSIEEIQSTVTEILKENMEAILEQRYHINVGNLCGQVRKRHPWGDAKATKEEIEKRLAEILGPKTEADNAKPVKKKKEKPAKVEEKKAAVATSAPPSEEELNPYSIFPQPAENNKVHTEIFFSDGNIWRAHNTKEILEKHLKQTGGKVMTRFPPEPNGYLHIGHAKAMFIDFGLAKERNGHCYLRFDDTNPEAEKKEYIDHIQEIVQWMGWEPYKVTYTSDYFQALHEHAVELIRKGLAYVDHQTADQIKEYREKKMDSPWRNRPIEESLQLFEDMRRGLIAEGAATLRMKQDMQNDNKNMSDLIAYRIKFTPHPHAGDKWCIYPSYDYAHCMVDSLENITHSLCTLEFDIRRPSYYWVLVALGLYQPHVWEYSRLNISNTVMSKRKLNRLVTEKWVDGWDDPRLLTLAGLRRRGVSSTAINTFIRGIGITRSDNSLIRVDRLEYHIREELNKTASRTMVVLHPLKVVITNLEDGKVIDLDGKKWPDAPADEASSYYKVPFSKTVYIEKTDFRVKDSKDYYGLAPGKSALLRYAFPIKCTEVIYGDNPDDIVEIRAEYDPSKTSKPKGVLHWVAQPAPGVEPLKVEIRLFEKLFLSENPAELEDWLGDLNPHSKEVIKGAYAVPSLATAVLGDKFQFERLGYFAVDTDSTPEKLVFNRTVTLRDSYGKAGPK